A window of Carassius carassius chromosome 48, fCarCar2.1, whole genome shotgun sequence genomic DNA:
atcctgattcttcatttatcattatgccagtatacatttaccccactattatcaaaagccttactataaaaatacaacaaaacattttcttacaacctttgacaaaatgattacaaaatgcattatgaagaagaactgcacctgctatgtagctgcattagagctaacgttagcatcaagctacataagactattcatgaaaattaaccgattgtttgtaataacctccttttgcgatcacatgtggaattttactgctgtaaaaatatgctatttatagccttttacgtcgctgcacaagttagcatttcagatgtacatttttaatagttataaaaacgcccaaaatcacataccaaccattaactaacgtaatcgtgtgtttattatttggatatttcatgggtacagaggtttctctgtgtggttgtggtcagatatcgacacagaagtgtacaggaaatgcatcatgggtaggatggggcgggatatgatgcacagttatgatggacaagacacgggcgaatccggtctctgtcagcgcgcacacggaagactattcacacagagacagggctgggagcggatcattatcatcagatcacgtaaatcagtggaaaatgattagaaatgaggattctgactgaagaaatatgaagtaaacatcagtaaatatatctctgtgtatatgcaacttttgactataaaccctatttgaacacaaaccactgcagacgtgactgaatatgaatgcttggtgaatttctattctaaaaatgactcctatttattttgtactcctgacataaatgacggtcactgcaacaatgttttatcaaaacattggtcaaatatcgaagctagagtctttaaactttcaactgatGCACCGTTTCTCCAGGTCAAgtgagagagtgatgtttaacgtactgtgaaagtaaaacaataatctggggccggttttttggggtggagtatccctttagtattgaaaccgcccaagatgttgcacaagtgacaaaccaacagttttcaaaaaaggtcattcactgagagtccaaacattagttctatttgggtgtcatttcgtcaatgatttttcagaattctaactgacctgctactgcacaaAAAACCCCTTACGTCAGTACAGGTTCTGCAAGTTTGGCACACCAAATACTACACTGAACTTAAGCGATGCCTGCCGTTTTCCTAAAATGTAAAGCCTATAAATAACCCGTCTGAAGGTGGAAAATGTTGTGCCAGTGTTGATACTGGGAGTGCGCTTCTATTGTACATGGATTTGTTCAAGGAAGGGGACGTTCACACAGAACTCTTTTGGCACAAGTGCCAATTAACAGAATTCCCTTTACAGTACTCCTAAAAaagggagctcacagcaggtccctttaaaaggtttattaactTCCCTTACGAGAAAAGGGagcctttccttctggcaagAGAATAGGTACAGTAGGACTACCCACTTCCTCGCACAAAATCAAttggttaaactagacaagaaaaacagaaacaagaataagtttgctcccccacatttattgaagaccagctaaagtcttcttgtgctcttgaaccactacaggaccgagcgaggccttcccttcccactgaaggcctagaaaaagcagacaccaaagttaagtgcttgaagggtcaaaaaccaagcttaaaagcaccttcctacctccaaaaggagaagcagcagttccaccatcaggaccacatgttgagtcacagcaaccacaaacctggttgttcccatcagcagcaagccacctgcaatacgaaaaatcagacttggcacctttaatgtattcgtaagtggcatgaacatacccattggcaaaggaacaggatttgtggagcgcgtcactaggtgcagaagcaagagtggccttcagaacacacgtcatgtagatctgcaagagacaccacgggtaaggggacacaaaccaaagcaaatgggagaggtcattctcaaacactcatacatacagaaggactggatcccccctggaacatgaaggcctccagctggaaccggattttgtcttcctgggatcgaggcatgaagcgcgagctggaagctgtgaccttggcatccacaagacatctaaggagtaaaaagtagttgtcagggacaaagtggttacaaggagcaaacgcgagaacaagtcaactctgcagcatctggtgacatgaacacacccatgattctcaatgaaccaatatctcggaagggcgttcacatcaggtacttgggtggccacacagcggtccacaaacacacgcagagggacgtggttgtataccttcacagatgcctcaacattaataacgtcacccaggaagtaggagtttgaaggcctctcataggaccagtcatctgcaagagggaagaactgcttaggtacagcctcgttcagaaggcagaaggtctagagaaactgcacaaaccagtcatgagcttcagggagaacaccaagacttcttcaccagcctccgttgaggcataagggacccaagttggcttcaaggcactactgctgacattttgaaacctgcaGTTCAAGAAGTGACCAATTAAATGGGCTTCCAGTTCCACCACTGCAAGCAGTGCCACAAGTCACAAAAGGTCGCTTACCTTTGATAGTGGCATTGAACTccaataactgcaccacctgcacgggtaatcggagtgccagcaaacgcctcaggagtgtaggtaagggcaaaggtgtagacaagctcatccttggtcatctataGGAGACTGACGTTGTTACCAAGAGGGTTCTCCGAAAAAGAGAACCCATtccaaaaggcatcttagcaagtcCTGCCATAACACTTGGTTACCCGAGTAAGCAGTTATTAAGAGTCTTTCCCACTATAAGAGAACCGTCCCATGGATGGTTCCCTGAATCTAGAACGTCGATACCAAAACAAGGGCCTATTTTTAGTAGGGTTCAATAAATCTAGTAACACTTAACAGCTCTTACCATCAAGAcactgttgcagtcctgcagttcattctcaaagaagagcaccttagagcctgggaccaaaccgacaacaggacatcctcccagagtcagaccagatggctggatcagttcaccattgctaaacaagtcctgctgtacctccacatgaatccggttctcaccgcattgaatagctacactactgggggtcacaggttgcctcaaatggaaatccaccgccatctcactcggcacttctggaacaacggggaacctccagtccaaaggcttcactggaccctgcaacacctgcttctcctgaagaccaagaggctctTGTGCAAATCCTCTGTAGTCGAGACTCTGAAACGGAGAGGCCTTCTGCAAAGTGTTCCCGAGCACTTGAGAAGAAACAGGCACTCTGGAAGCTGGATACAATTGATGCTTCTTGCTTTTCGGACTTTGACTGGAACTCAAACTTCcaaaagcattcttcagatcaaacaccacaagcacaaccagcactaacacacattgcaaaagacccatcctgacaaacgttaacacaatacccaccagtgctcgtctttgccattaagtacagctttgaatttaagcggctcctcccctttcagcttgaTTGATTACCTTTggacctccaaaggtctctggacctgtaattaacaaatgagaacgttctggaatgtcactagccaatggaaggcttgaaaaggatctgagattttcatctacacttattcacaattttacaattaaagtttgacagtgtgtctatGATAGACAAAGAATGTCATTACAAAAGCGCCTGATATGActcaaataatagagaatattcataaaaatctctctctcttttaatggatcctctgcagtgaatgggtggcatcagaacgaaagtccaaagagctattataaatatcaaaataatccacaagtaattcacatcaattacggtcttgtgaagggaaaggctgtgtgtttataagaaacaaatccatcgttgagaaattcaaattcaaattattgcttccagccaaaatatgagctcataatcccagttaaaggtgccatagaatgcattgatactatattttaaatgatatctacataaaaggtacgtggcttgggtatgggcaaaaattctctggaacggttttacatgtccatttacaaccctgggatttgtccctagaattatttggaagggtcatgaacaataatgttgagctctgctctgattggctgtttcacaGCGCGGATCTCTTCTGTCCAGCGTGAACGATGGCGAGATTAGGCATTAAAACCtgatatgtttgagcctgtatcagacgaagataaagatttggaaagaatgtttagcgtccgcgtgaacgaggcttgagagagttgtcagtgaagatgtggacgcagcctctgtgttgcttttataagcgttttttctcaataagaattgaatcttgagatccaatgagaatcacccagttgttaatgaagagggagggactatcgttaattagctgaaatctgtagaatacaaaaagaccaaagggcagtagcttcactttgtgtttagctgttgaacaatggctggaagttggtgtttggctcagattttggtggtctgtgctttctgtcatgctgttccacagtggagtaaatcgcttcaggatgctcaagctctgatgatccagcaaactgaccagcagtttcagctccagaagccagttcaacagctaactaaccagcagtttccgcctcggaaaccagttcaacagctaactaaccagcaatttccgctccaaaagcctgttccacaactacctacaccgcagtttccgcttcagaagccagttccacaacaacctaagccgcagtttccgcttcagaagccagttccacaacaacctaagctgcagtttccgcttcagaagccagttccacaacaacctaacccgcagtttccgcttcagaagccagttccacaacaacctaagccgcagtttccgattcagaagccagttaaacagcagtttcagaagccagtagtgcaggcagagccccttgataaatgtgctgtagctgattctgagcagatccaatgtggtctacctgggatcagtggtgctgagtgtgaagctatcaactgctgctttaacggacagcagtgtttctatgggagGGCAGGTAAGCGTTCTCCATCTTATTCTGTTCGTGTTAAACCGTTTCTCTGAATTTAACCTGCTCTTGTtctagtgactgtccagtgtattcgagatggtcagtttgtggtagtggtgtctcGAGACGTTACCttgcctcgactgagtctggattcggttcatctactgggtggaaacgacccaccttgtgctcctgtggggtctacaccttcctttgctatataccagttccctgtgaccgcatgtggcacgagcgtgatggttagcagctgctactggttttattctgcatcgcttggactggatgctgacaccgtctctattcacaggaggacggtggatatgtggtgtatgaaaacagaatgacctcatcgtatgaagtggggattggaccatatggttccatcacaagggacagtcattttgagtaggtgatccatgacttggtgtgaccactaatccctgataaatgctacaagctcgctgtgtgtcgtccaggtttctcttccagtgtagatattcgggaacttccgtggaagctctggttgtggaggtcaactctgttcctccacctccaccagtagctgctcctggacctctcagggtggagctcagactggccaatggccaatgtgtcaccaaaggctgtgctgaaggtaaggtcttgtcctgtgtctgcctaaagcctttcaaactggagtctggttaaaccccagtgttgttcctcaggggatgaggcctacacgtcctactacagtgacgctgattatcccatcacaaaagtcctgcgagagcctgtgtatgttgaggtgcacattatggagaggactgaccccaacattgtcctgatgctgggacgctgttggactacttcaacccccagtccactcagtctcccccagtgggaccttctgatcgacgggtgcgtgtacagccaatcttcatccagttagtctgctgggagaccctttctaaccttctcttttgtcttcagatgcccttaccaggacgaccgctatctgaccacactggttccagtgactggatcgtctggtcttcagttcccaacccactacaagcgctttgctgtgaagatgttcacatttgtagatccagcctcactggctgctctgcaggaaaccgtatgcccccctttacttgaacatttgtgtatttactacttgtggattctatgacttgagcctctttcttccctgtcagatcttcatccactgcagtacagaggtgtgccatccatcatctggctcttgtgagcaaagctgcaccaggaaacgtgagttcttgctttctctcgACAAAAAGGAACTGAGCATTTTAGAAGTGCGTTCTCACTTCTAACacttctctttcaggaagagacacccgtatcaaggctgtctctggggagcagactgtggtttctagtggagaagttactctggtcatgtaaatctagtgtttttaataaaccgtGCAGAACCCTGAGGTATCTCTTTGTCTATTGTTTTGGTTGGGCAGAATCCGGGATTACATGCCTCTTCCCAGTTGTTTTTTCCTCACACTATTAAACCAAGGTTTCACAACCTTTTGTAAGGTTGTGCATTCCTTTATCCATCCTCCAGTTGTTAACCTGGGGCAGCACAAGGTTCcccttttttaatttgtcttccaaaccgtagtttggttcccgatattcacaatataaagttatgtggattacttgcggcttttgttttaaatccaactcaaattgctgagctcaagttttaaatggaaatcaattCTCGACTGTCTTGAAGCAAACAAGAAACCGTGTCAATTGTCCTCAACTCAAAGTAATGATATTAAAGGGAtcctcctccccaaaatgaaaatggtgtcactaatcacttacccccgtgtcgttccaaacctgtagaacCTTCATTGGTCTTTGGGACCCAATTTAAccccttacttgtcaccccccattttcagcatggagacacgaatgacatgcccaaaattaaaaggttgctgctaacgagtctttcttactagatacataatcaacatctgttcacaaagctgacacctcaaagtttactgttcaggaatcagaattactcagacggttataatagagatatatgtAAGCTGAAacatgtcagtaaaaatattaaaaacctatttaaaagtgacgtaggatatgattttagatacataatgaagctaaagccacaagtctactaatacttcattttgatatttcagaatataatctcacaaagtgtgaaatttatgaaaccttttctaagaccgtgtcatgtgtgtttttagagaaggctagtaAAATTGATTTATGACTCCTGGAATGCGATCATCTCTTGTTGGGACCGGCAAAActgccccattcatgattctattgttgttACGAAACGAGCCTTTCACACAtgggccaggtatgacacaaaatcctgattcttcatt
This region includes:
- the LOC132131439 gene encoding zona pellucida sperm-binding protein 4-like, with amino-acid sequence MAGSWCLAQILVVCAFCHAVPQWSKSLQDAQALMIQQTDQQFQLQKPVQQLTNQQFPPRKPVQQLTNQQFPLQKPVPQLPTPQFPLQKPVPQQPKPQFPLQKPVPQQPKLQFPLQKPVPQQPNPQFPLQKPVPQQPKPQFPIQKPVKQQFQKPVVQAEPLDKCAVADSEQIQCGLPGISGAECEAINCCFNGQQCFYGRAVTVQCIRDGQFVVVVSRDVTLPRLSLDSVHLLGGNDPPCAPVGSTPSFAIYQFPVTACGTSVMEDGGYVVYENRMTSSYEVGIGPYGSITRDSHFEFLFQCRYSGTSVEALVVEVNSVPPPPPVAAPGPLRVELRLANGQCVTKGCAEGDEAYTSYYSDADYPITKVLREPVYVEVHIMERTDPNIVLMLGRCWTTSTPSPLSLPQWDLLIDGCPYQDDRYLTTLVPVTGSSGLQFPTHYKRFAVKMFTFVDPASLAALQETVCPPLLEHLCIYYLWIL